The Alphaproteobacteria bacterium US3C007 genomic interval GTGGTGATTTTTGGCGTTTGGCTCATCGCAGGCTGTCCAGAAATTGACGGGTTAAACGACCTGAAAAGACATGCATGGTCGGCCCCGTTAGCCAGACCCCATCTTCGCGCCAATCGATCTGTAAGCTGCCGCCATCAACGTCAATTTTAACGCTGCGCCCCGTCAAGCCGCGGCGCGCGGCCGCCACGGCTGTGGCGCAAGACGAAGAGCCTGAGGCAAGCGTTACCCCAACGCCGCGTTCCCAGACGCGCATTCGAATGTGATCTTTGCCAATCACCTGCGCAAATTGCACATTCGTGCGTTCGGGGAAAAGTGGATGATGTTCAATCGGTGCTGCATCCGCTTCTAGGTTGATTGCGGCGATATCCGGCACAAAAAAGGTACAATGGGGATTGCCCATACCTGTCGCGCTTGGATCCCCTTTGATCGGCAAAACAAGCGTCTCCATCGCTTCAGAAAGCGGAATATCCTGCCATGTGAGCAGCGGCTGCCCCATATTGATCGATACAGAACCATCGGAGGATGTTTCCGCGCGCAAGGCGCCGCGATCCGTTGTGAGATGCAAGCTGGATTTTTCAAGCTCATCCATCAAATATCGGGCGATGCAGCGGGTGGCGTTGCCGCAGGCTGCCGAAACCGAGCCATCGGCGTTGAAAAACCTTAAATGGGCATCGCCAGTGCCGCTTTCTATGACGGCGAGCTGGTCAAAGCCTACGCCACGATGGCGGTCGGCCAAACCGGTAATCAATGTGGCAGGCAAATCTAAAGCGGCCTTGCGCCAATCTAGGATCACAAAGTCATTTCCAAGACCGTGCATTTTTAAAAATGGCCAGTTAGGGGTAAGAGATTTGTTCATGAGCGAGGATATATCTCGCTCAGAGCAATGAATCCATAGATTGCGAGTTTTTCTTTGTTTTCGGGGTTGACCACACCTCGCGGTGTTTTTAAGTAAGCCGCTTAGTGGGCCGTTAGCTCAGTTGGTAGAGCAACTGACTTTTAATCAGTAGGTCGATGGTTCGAACCCATCACGGCTCACCATTTTAATTCATGATATCAATATCTTAGATGACTTTTAATGGATCTATTTATTTATAGTAGAAGTTATAAAGTGTTGTAAAGCTTTGGGTGAATGAATTTTATTGGTGTAGAGTCGTTTTAAGGCTGTGCTCAATTGGCTGACTTTGCTGTAATTTTGATAAATAAAAAAGTCTTTCTTTAAAGTCTAAAACCGTATTACGTTCTCATAGTGATACTAGCCGTAGCCAAAGATGAAAATTAATCTTATCAAAACTGAAAAAACTGAGGGAACCCAGAGGCGATTAGGGTTTACTCTGCTCGGCGTATTTGCGGCAGTTTCAACGTCTGAGCTATCGGCGAGTGAAACTAAAACATTTTTAATTCCACATAGCCCTAAAGTTGCATGGTTTTATGTGGATGAAAATAATGATTTTTGGATAAGACTTATTGATGCTTCTTGGATACGTGTTCCGCAAACTGAGTTGTTCCGAACAGAAAACTCTCTCTTGATTTCCACAAAATTTTTGAAGCAAAACGCTCCAGATTTAGTTCCCAAAAGTTTTGTCGATGGCGAGGTGGCTCTAGGGTCTTATTACCAAGACTTAGGAGAAGATGAGGGGCTAAATATAGTAGCGAACGTATCTGGAATTAGTTCAATTACGTTAATTAATACAAATACTCTAGAGGTTTTAAAGGATAATGGAGCACAGATAATAATTCAGGGAAGGCACTTTAACTTTTCGGACGGTTACCTAACGGTAAATTTAAATTTTTTAGAAAAATATGCTACGGATCTCATTCCATCGGGAAAGAATTTTCCAGATAATGTTTATCTCGGGCACTATGATGAAACATCGCCTTACAAGTTAACTGGCAAGCCGTCTGTAGAGTACAATTTCACAGACAGATCAACTCACTATAAAGGCGGTGGTTTTGAAATTGTTTTAGATAATGGCAAAGTAATTTTAGTACCTGAATATGCGGTAGTTTCTGCTACCTCTGGCGTAATTCAAATAAATAAAAATTGGGTTATTGAAAATTCTCAACACCCCGAAGTTTTCTGGAACCCTGATACTGAGTCATACCAAAATGCAGGACTAGGCGCATCAGGTGGATCAGAAGACACCAGTGCATTTTCCATCTGGGGTATTTTGGGTGGATTAGGGCTTTTAGGGGGCGCTGCTGGCAGTTTAACGGCATCAAGTGGTTCCTCGGAGGTTATACAAAGCGTCATTAATGTTTACGATGGTCCTTTGGAGAATGCTCTCGTTTTCATCGATGCTAATGAGAACGGAGAGCTTGATGAGGGTGAGTTACGTGGACGAACCGATGAGCAGGGTGACGTAACATTTAATGTTGATACATCTAATAAAAGTATCGTTGCCTTAACTGACGAACTCACAATAGACCGTATCTCAAATGAAGTATTGGCTGGACTGAAATTGACTGCTCCCAAAGGCTCATCAGTAGTTTCTCCAATTACTACTTTAATTGATCAAACAGATCTTACAGATGCTCAAATAAAGAGTACTTTTTCCTTGCCAGATTCCTTTGATTTTTTAAAAGATAATCCTTTTGATGGCTCTTTCTCAACTGTTGATCAAACAAAAATAATTTCTACAAACTCTCAAATTGTAGCAACTTCATCATCTTTCGCTTCAGTTTTGAAAGGGGCTGGAGTAAGCGAATATGATGCTTTTGAAGCCTCTTTCGCGGCTTTCGCAAGCGTAACTGAAGAGAAAGTTCTTGAAAGCTCTGATTTCAAAGTGGATCTCACCAATGCTAGTTTGCTTTCGGAGGTCAGTAATTATATCATTTCAAGCAATAACCATTCTACCGCGGTTACAAACACGTTTTCCGCAATCCAAACGTCATCAGTTACCGCGGTACAAAACATTAATGATTTATTTTCAGTCGAAAATTTAACTTCCGCGAATAGCATGTCTAATATCTTGTCGATTATGGATAGTGTTCCAAATCAGTTAGCTACTGCAGCTGGCGAAGAATTGAGCACGCCAGGTTCAGGAAGTGATAAAATTACATTTTTTGTTAAGCAAAATTTGATTGCCGAAGTTCCGCATTTACGAACTACACAGTCGGTTATCGCTTATGATATTTCCACTTATGATGAAAATACACCACTTTCTGATACAAACAAAGTTACATTTATCGGCACTGAAGAATTGATTTTCACGTTTAGTGAGGAGCCGCAATTACAATACGCATATACAAATGATCAGGGTGCTTTTGAATTCAGTGGGAATTCAGACGCCTTAACCGTTGAGTTCATGGATAAGGAAATTCCCTTATTTGAATTGGATAGCCAAGGTCGGAGCCCTATGGATGTTATGATTGATCGTAACACAGCCCCAGATGGGTCTTTTTGGGATACTATGGTTGTTCATGCTAATTCTGAAGATGGTGCCTATGTGGGTAGTTTTATGTGGGTCTTAGGGGGTGAAGCTTTATCAATAACTAGCCAGCAAGAATTTGACTCTCAGATGGCAGCTGTGGCGGGATATACCGAACAAAACATTCCTGATGATGTTGCCTATGGTCCAGGGCAAGACGATTGGCTTACTTTCGAACCTTCAAATTCTACCTCACAAGCCGCCTCCAATTCTGCAGATAACACTTTTGAGTTTTCAGTTTTGGCTTATGATATTTCCACTTATGATGAAAATACACCACTTTCTGATACAAACAAAGTTACATTTATCGGTCATGAAGAGTTAAAAATTTCTTCAACGGATGCAATTAGCCTCTCCTATTCTTATGGTGAGAATGTAGAGCCCGGAATGGAAGGCTTCAGCATCGTTTCATTTTCAGGAGATACTTCGACAATAGATATTGAATTCTTAGAACAAAATATACCACTATTTGATAATTCTTTGGAGGTTTTTTTGGAGCGTGTTATTTCCGCTGATGGCTCGGTTTATGACTCTTTATACGCTCATACACGCGATATTAACGGTGAATATGTAGGCAGCTTTTCTTGGAGTTTGAATGGGAACTCGGAAACTGTTTCAATTACAAATCAACAAGAATTTGACGCGCTATTGGAGTTAGGTACGTCTACGTCTACGTCTACGTCTAATTTTATTCCTAGTGATGTCGCCTATGGTCCAGGACAAGACGATTGGTTAATTGCTTTAGACATAATTTAAGACCAAACGGTTTTAACTATTGAAATGGTGGACGAATTTTTAAGTAATAAAGATCATTAGTAAAACATACTAAAACCCCTGCTAAATATTAAAAATTAAAGTATAATAGAGAAATAAACGTCTTTTAGAAGGGGTACATATTCCTAAGGAAACTTCCCCACGCTTACGTTTCTTAAATATCGCTTAGCGTTTTTAATATAACGGCTGACGATTGATTGAAGGTGATGATATCCGTTCTCCGCGCGTCGCTATAATAAACTGACTACTTTTGTCTGAGCTTCACTATCGGCATCAATATATCGCTGTGTCGTTTGAAGAGATGAATGCCCTGCCATCATCTGAATATCCCTCAAAGAACCGCCTACGAGAGAAATCTTTTTGGCGGTTTCTGTTATGAAGGTTCGCCTTCCGCTGCGGCTGGCCACCTGTAGCGAAAGCCAGCTCTCCGTGAATGTAAGGAAACACGCAAAAGCAAAGCAGGCCAGCTTTTCAAGACTGGCAGACCTTTCAGAGAGGTATAATAATCGCGACCAACTGCCCTTCAAGATATGGCTTAAAGGTTATGCGGGAGCAGACGAAGAAAGCGCGATACGTTTAAAAATTGTACGCAACCCCTAAGATGGCAGCGGTATTAGAACTTTTGCTGACAATCGGGCTGTCTTTAATTTTGCTGGGCAAAAGATTTGTAGTGATGTTTGCAAAGGCACCAATATTAGAAGTGATATTGAAAAACGTATTCACAGAGAGATAAGTGATTGCCGCCGCGCCGGGAGCATATGCCGCTCGGCTTCCCGTAGCCTCAGAGGGCTTTACACCAAAAAAGTATTCTGCGCGTTTGCTATCGTAGTTTTTCGATCCCAATGAAACGATTACAGGCTGACCGCCAATTGGGATAAACTGGCTGAACGCAAGATCAACGAGCGTGCCATTGAATTCATTGGTGACTTCGCGGGCCATTTTCAGCTTG includes:
- the dapF gene encoding diaminopimelate epimerase, which gives rise to MNKSLTPNWPFLKMHGLGNDFVILDWRKAALDLPATLITGLADRHRGVGFDQLAVIESGTGDAHLRFFNADGSVSAACGNATRCIARYLMDELEKSSLHLTTDRGALRAETSSDGSVSINMGQPLLTWQDIPLSEAMETLVLPIKGDPSATGMGNPHCTFFVPDIAAINLEADAAPIEHHPLFPERTNVQFAQVIGKDHIRMRVWERGVGVTLASGSSSCATAVAAARRGLTGRSVKIDVDGGSLQIDWREDGVWLTGPTMHVFSGRLTRQFLDSLR